A single Saccharolobus shibatae B12 DNA region contains:
- a CDS encoding NfeD family protein: MAHPVAITLIIIAVLIAILVVTGYISDPIIDIPTLALLGFLTYRVINVVIKTRGRNLYSYEGKIGKAVDDIKSGQEGYVIVEGEYWRALALEDIKKNEDIVVVKREGMKLMVRKKVSDIETSRV; encoded by the coding sequence GTGGCACACCCAGTAGCAATCACCTTGATAATTATCGCAGTTTTAATCGCAATTTTAGTCGTTACTGGTTACATCTCTGACCCTATAATAGATATTCCTACGTTAGCCCTACTAGGTTTCTTAACATATCGGGTTATTAACGTTGTTATAAAAACTAGAGGAAGAAACTTATACTCCTATGAGGGAAAAATTGGAAAAGCAGTTGACGATATAAAATCTGGACAAGAAGGGTATGTAATAGTAGAGGGTGAGTATTGGCGAGCCTTAGCTCTAGAGGATATAAAGAAAAACGAAGATATAGTAGTTGTGAAAAGAGAGGGAATGAAACTAATGGTAAGAAAGAAGGTGAGTGACATTGAAACCAGTAGAGTATAA
- a CDS encoding thermopsin family protease has translation MYKVLLIIILLLPLSMPLTIHTISQPSSLAFPSGVTSYPLNTVIYTDFVMGRINISYLNIGSSYLPGGEYFTTGNASLQLNAMVLGKYWAQNVILFHQISNNTFYATLIVNLWNLSGPFSNTTGNSIVYQGLGVICYQGPTFKVNLPLSISLFMEIVNSTLDFGYDINGERGIYFRYPLIGLFQLGGLSLLGLPNDLELVWGGPGGGSVVFMNVSSIANLYYFNGNSLSIVPNAYSIGFDTAEAAFGVKIYSTFPSVFSPMAIETSGLNVPSVLWPIPPHVLVNQTSDRITVKLSISNKSLSGQAVYLETGFPPSVVSSALTNSSGIAVFPNNNYSFYVVYFPGNFTLSSAYYFSSPILNSLSSKFHSYYQDLLNFLNSAQNSFKKGIKSILSKQETSITTTTLTSTTSSPPQFGVNLYIILYILAFVIGMVISAILIRFKL, from the coding sequence ATGTATAAGGTTCTGCTCATAATAATTCTATTGTTGCCATTATCAATGCCCTTGACAATACATACCATTTCACAACCCTCTTCTCTGGCTTTTCCTTCTGGAGTAACCAGTTATCCTTTGAATACAGTGATCTATACAGATTTTGTTATGGGTAGGATCAATATTTCATATTTAAATATAGGTAGCTCATACTTACCGGGAGGAGAATATTTCACTACGGGGAACGCATCTCTTCAATTAAACGCTATGGTATTGGGAAAGTATTGGGCACAAAATGTAATCCTATTTCATCAAATATCAAATAATACCTTTTATGCTACACTGATAGTAAATCTTTGGAATCTTTCCGGCCCCTTTAGTAATACCACAGGAAATTCGATAGTATATCAAGGCCTTGGTGTAATTTGTTATCAAGGTCCAACGTTCAAGGTAAACTTACCCCTTTCCATAAGTCTATTTATGGAAATAGTTAATTCTACATTAGACTTTGGATATGATATAAATGGGGAAAGAGGGATTTACTTCAGATATCCCCTAATAGGCTTATTCCAGTTAGGCGGTCTTTCATTACTAGGGTTGCCAAATGATCTAGAGTTAGTTTGGGGAGGACCAGGTGGTGGTAGTGTGGTTTTTATGAACGTGAGTAGCATAGCCAATTTGTATTATTTCAATGGCAATAGTTTAAGTATTGTACCCAATGCTTACTCTATTGGATTTGATACTGCAGAGGCGGCATTTGGGGTTAAGATATACTCCACTTTTCCTAGTGTATTCTCGCCTATGGCAATTGAGACAAGTGGGCTTAACGTTCCTTCAGTATTATGGCCAATCCCTCCCCACGTTTTGGTTAATCAGACTAGTGATAGAATAACTGTGAAATTGTCAATAAGTAATAAGTCATTGTCTGGGCAAGCGGTTTATTTAGAAACTGGATTTCCTCCTTCAGTAGTATCTTCTGCACTAACAAACTCCTCTGGAATTGCGGTATTTCCTAATAATAATTACTCGTTTTACGTAGTTTATTTTCCGGGCAACTTTACGCTATCTTCGGCATATTATTTTTCCTCACCAATCCTTAATTCGCTTTCTAGCAAGTTTCATTCATACTACCAAGATTTATTGAATTTCCTTAACTCTGCCCAAAATTCCTTTAAGAAGGGTATAAAGTCTATATTGTCAAAGCAGGAGACTTCCATAACTACTACCACGTTAACTTCCACTACTTCAAGCCCTCCCCAATTTGGTGTCAACTTGTATATTATACTTTACATCTTAGCTTTTGTAATAGGTATGGTTATTTCAGCAATATTAATAAGGTTCAAATTATAG
- a CDS encoding slipin family protein, which produces MAINVGDIVGIVFLIIIIIIFIAMSFRVVREWERAVVLRLGRFLRVKGPGIIFLIPFVDRPLIVDLRVNTVEVPPQTILTRDNVTVSVDAVVYYKVVDPQKAVLSVYNYNVAVLNLAQTSLRDIVGQMELDELLSKREEINKRIQEILDVTTEGWGIKVTAVTIRDIRLSQDLLSAMAKQAEAERLRRAKVILSEGERQAASILADASAYYKDNPSALQLRFLETLSDISQRGGLIIVVPAGNEIYPTLGTSAALSTLSKKLQTETK; this is translated from the coding sequence TTGGCAATTAATGTAGGAGACATAGTAGGCATAGTATTTCTAATCATTATAATAATTATATTTATTGCCATGTCATTTAGAGTAGTCAGAGAATGGGAGAGAGCTGTTGTATTGAGATTAGGGAGATTTTTGAGAGTAAAAGGCCCTGGAATCATATTCCTTATACCATTTGTTGATAGACCATTGATAGTAGATCTAAGAGTAAATACTGTTGAGGTTCCACCTCAAACTATCTTAACTAGAGATAACGTTACTGTAAGTGTAGACGCAGTAGTGTATTATAAAGTGGTTGACCCACAAAAAGCAGTATTAAGCGTTTACAACTATAATGTAGCAGTACTAAATTTAGCTCAGACATCATTGAGGGATATTGTTGGACAAATGGAATTAGATGAGCTATTAAGTAAAAGGGAAGAGATCAATAAGAGGATACAAGAAATTTTAGATGTTACGACTGAAGGGTGGGGAATTAAAGTCACTGCTGTAACTATAAGAGATATTAGATTATCTCAAGATTTGCTATCTGCTATGGCGAAGCAAGCTGAGGCAGAGAGATTAAGAAGAGCAAAGGTAATACTAAGTGAAGGTGAAAGGCAAGCTGCAAGTATTTTAGCTGATGCATCTGCTTATTACAAGGATAATCCATCAGCATTACAGTTGAGGTTTTTGGAAACATTATCAGACATTTCACAAAGAGGAGGTTTAATAATAGTAGTTCCTGCAGGAAATGAAATATACCCTACTCTAGGTACTAGTGCTGCTTTATCAACTCTTTCAAAAAAGTTACAAACTGAAACCAAATAG
- a CDS encoding DNA double-strand break repair nuclease NurA — translation MNINEIIKKVNELATKDVDERGKINMATNLIFDDITSNNSELKIGILDEIINSDHIACAVDGSKYEIELSDVTLILARAVKILGKKKDKKSVPSEIAEDFKIIENYYDKNVISNKSILFMLSLETGLIEKCEDCDVIFIDGPIVDPPTYYEEDVEIENILSLDKLALYRSTVLRRLKGKNKLIMGIVKNFSHRILIKEFLNSYPALIKARENYIISNIIYKYRLEKSEFNKPIFLGWINWDSLINNQIILDDLKGILKAYNQYKNVFNDSLSIYSIYYQYNITSPIARIDVLVEKEPDFTPIKYLNTWAMQGVREVTLLNKLADELSEINSQDAKKYALLFNLARENYLDINDKLAELMMRKT, via the coding sequence TTGAATATTAATGAGATAATCAAAAAGGTAAATGAGCTAGCTACCAAGGATGTTGATGAGAGAGGAAAGATAAACATGGCAACTAACTTGATTTTTGACGATATTACATCAAATAATTCGGAATTAAAAATAGGAATACTTGACGAGATTATAAATTCTGACCACATAGCATGTGCAGTAGATGGAAGTAAATATGAAATAGAGCTAAGTGATGTAACTCTTATCCTAGCTAGAGCTGTGAAGATCTTAGGGAAAAAGAAGGATAAAAAGAGTGTTCCGTCTGAGATAGCTGAAGATTTCAAAATAATAGAGAATTACTACGATAAGAACGTAATATCCAATAAATCCATTCTATTTATGCTTAGTTTAGAAACTGGTTTAATTGAGAAGTGTGAGGATTGTGACGTGATATTTATCGATGGACCTATAGTGGATCCTCCCACATATTATGAAGAGGACGTTGAGATAGAAAATATCTTATCGCTGGATAAGTTAGCACTATATCGTTCCACAGTACTTAGAAGATTAAAGGGTAAGAACAAATTAATCATGGGAATAGTAAAGAACTTCTCCCATAGAATATTGATTAAGGAATTTTTAAATAGTTATCCGGCACTGATTAAAGCAAGGGAGAATTACATAATATCTAATATTATATATAAATATAGACTCGAAAAGTCTGAGTTTAATAAACCAATCTTTCTAGGATGGATAAATTGGGACTCGTTAATAAATAATCAGATAATATTAGATGATCTAAAGGGGATCTTAAAGGCTTATAATCAATATAAAAATGTGTTTAACGATTCACTCTCCATATACTCTATCTATTACCAGTATAACATAACATCACCAATAGCTAGAATAGATGTGTTAGTTGAAAAGGAACCTGACTTCACGCCAATTAAATATTTGAACACATGGGCTATGCAAGGTGTTAGAGAAGTTACGTTATTGAATAAATTAGCTGACGAACTTTCGGAAATAAATTCACAAGATGCAAAAAAATACGCATTACTATTTAACCTAGCTAGAGAAAACTATTTGGATATAAACGATAAGTTAGCGGAATTAATGATGAGAAAGACTTAG
- a CDS encoding V-type ATP synthase subunit I domain-containing protein, with the protein MDLAEFIEKLTQYKQNLDVEKLREEDRKITEMIEELEVSKQSLKESLKKLRSLEKKINELNKYEDNLEEIKADIERLVKLNSAEEIIRYVEKVKGKIDSLEKDVEQDLNKIIDDKIKNIEEINDRLKLYAKILYHFLKIQKDVKTFSIPKEKSLSKLNEVEIQAKQHLNELYEIIVNELGKLNLNENEINILIILIDKGEIKISKDNLEEAIKVMKMLVERNISIKVKV; encoded by the coding sequence ATGGATTTAGCTGAGTTTATAGAAAAATTGACCCAATATAAGCAGAATTTGGACGTAGAAAAGCTTAGAGAAGAAGATAGAAAAATTACTGAGATGATAGAGGAATTAGAGGTATCTAAACAAAGTCTGAAGGAGTCTCTAAAGAAATTAAGGAGCTTAGAGAAGAAGATAAACGAATTAAATAAATATGAAGATAATCTTGAGGAAATTAAAGCAGATATAGAGAGGCTAGTTAAGCTCAATTCCGCCGAAGAGATAATCAGATACGTAGAGAAGGTAAAAGGGAAAATTGACAGCTTAGAAAAGGATGTAGAACAAGATCTGAATAAGATAATAGACGATAAGATTAAGAACATCGAGGAAATAAATGATAGACTAAAATTGTATGCGAAAATTTTGTATCACTTTCTTAAAATTCAGAAAGATGTAAAAACTTTTAGTATACCTAAGGAGAAATCACTTTCTAAGCTAAATGAAGTCGAAATACAAGCTAAACAACACCTCAATGAACTGTACGAGATTATCGTTAACGAGTTAGGAAAATTAAATCTAAACGAGAATGAGATTAACATACTGATAATACTAATAGACAAAGGCGAAATAAAGATTAGTAAAGATAATTTAGAAGAGGCTATTAAGGTTATGAAAATGCTTGTAGAGAGAAATATTTCGATAAAGGTGAAAGTTTGA